From the Cydia splendana chromosome 27, ilCydSple1.2, whole genome shotgun sequence genome, one window contains:
- the LOC134803747 gene encoding isocitrate dehydrogenase [NAD] subunit gamma, mitochondrial-like: MAVRLLSKLKLIPELGGAAYSSSAAAPATVSDFDIQHKTPVIRKQSHIPKAHYGGRHAVTMLPGGGIGPECMGYVRDIFKYIGAPVDFEVVDIDPNVDNDEDVQYAITTIKRNGVGLKGNIETKSEAAYVTSRNVALRNELDMYAYVMHCKSYPGLTTRHKDIDVAIIRQNTEGEYAMLEHESVAGVIESMKVVTASNSERVARFAFEYAKKNGRKKVTTVHKANIMKISDGLFLETSRRLAKEYPELEHNDMIIDNCCMQLVAKPHQFDVMLMTNLYGSIVSNVVCGLLGGAGLLSGRNYGEHYAVFEPGTRNTGTAIAGKNIANPIAMINASVDMLEHLGHHFHAELIRGAVTKTINVDRIFTPDVGGTASSTDVVKAIMGNIGQGLGHF, translated from the exons ATGGCAGTGAGGCTATTATCTAAACTAAAGCTTATCCCAGAATTGGGAGGTGCCGCGTATTCGAGCTCGGCCGCAGCACCTGCTACTGTGTCGGACTTCGATATCCAGCACAAAACACCAGTTATTAGGAAACAGTCCCACATTCCGAAGGCTCACTATGGAGGAAGACACGCTGTTACGATGCTTCCAGGCGGCGGTATCGGTCCGGAGTGCATGGGTTACGTCAGAGACATATTCAA aTACATTGGAGCCCCAGTAGACTTTGAAGTTGTGGATATCGACCCTAATGTGGACAATGATGAGGATGTGCAGTATGCCATCACCACCATCAAGAGGAATGGTGTTGGACTTAAG GGCAACATCGAAACCAAGAGCGAAGCTGCGTACGTTACCTCACGTAACGTAGCCCTGCGTAACGAACTAGACATGTACGCTTACGTGATGCACTGCAAGTCATACCCCGGACTCACCACGAGGCACAAGGACATTGATGTCGCTATTATCAG ACAGAACACAGAAGGTGAATACGCCATGTTGGAACACGAATCAGTGGCTGGCGTCATCGAGTCCATGAAGGTGGTGACCGCCAGCAACTCCGAGAGGGTGGCCAGGTTCGCATTCGAGTATGCCAAGAAGAACGGACGTAAGAAG GTGACTACGGTCCACAAAGCCAACATCATGAAGATCTCCGATGGCCTGTTCTTAGAGACATCCCGCCGTCTTGCAAAAGAGTATCCGGAGCTGGAGCACAATGACATGATCATTGATAACTGCTGCATGCAGCTTGTAGCCAA GCCTCATCAATTCGACGTGATGCTGATGACCAACCTGTACGGCTCCATCGTGTCCAACGTGGTGTGCGGGCTGCTGGGCGGCGCCGGGCTGTTGTCTGGAAGAAACTACGGCGAACACTACGCGGTGTTCGAACCTGGCACTAGAAACACAG GCACAGCGATCGCCGGCAAGAACATAGCCAACCCCATCGCCATGATCAACGCCTCCGTCGACATGCTGGAGCACCTCGGGCACCACTTCCACGCGGAGCTGATCCGCGGCGCCGTCACCAAGACCATCAACGTGGACCGCATCTTCACCCCCGACGTGGGGGGGACCGCCTCCAGCACGGACGTGGTCAAGGCCATTATGGGTAATATTGGACAGGGGCTCGGACATTTTTAG